The Synechococcus sp. RS9909 genomic interval GATCAGGGGGCGGTTGTCGGCGCCGAACCGGGTTGAGGCATCGGCGCCACTGTGTTGGAGCACCCGGCGCACCAGGCTGAAGCCATTGCTGTGTACACCGCTGCTGGCGATGCCCACGATCCTGTCGCCGACCGCGACTGTGCGCCCGTCGATCATGGCGTCTTCTTCCACCACGGCCACGCAGAAGCCAGCGAGGTCGTAGCGGCCGGCGGGATAAAACCCCGGCATTTCGGCGGTTTCACCTCCCAGAAGGGCGCAGCCGCTGCGGCGGCAGCCTTCGGCGATTCCCTCCACCACCGTGGCCATGCAGTCGGGGCTGAGGGCGCCGGTGGCCATGTAATCGAGAAAAAAGAGTGGCGCGGCTCCGCAGGTGATCACGTCGTTCACGCACATCGCCACCAGGTCGATGCCCACGTTGTGATGGCCGGCATGGTCCTGCGCCAGCTCCAGCTTGGTGCCGACCCCATCCGTGCCAGACACCAGCAGTGGGCGACGCATCCCGGCCGGCAACCGGATCACCCCCCCGAAACCACCGAGGCCACCGATCACCTCCGGCCGGAAGGTGGCTTCCACGCTGGAGCGAATCCTGTCGACGAAGGCCCGTCCGGCCTCGACGTCCACACCAGCGCTCTTGTAGTCCATCGATTCGGTTGCGGGCGCCGGGCCCACGGCAGTTGTCCCTGATCCTCTCGCCTCATCGCGCACGCCCAGTGGCTGGGTCCAGCTGGGCCAACGTCCACTCCAGTGATCAGCCGGGATTGTGGGCTGCATAAGCCCAGCTCATGCATTTGTCGCGCTGGTGTCGTCGCAATCCCCTGTCACCGCTGGTCATCTGGTCGATCGGCTCTCCAGATCAGGCCCGGGGCGTGGCTTGGGCTCCGGGGTGCCCCGCTGTGGGGAAGCTCCTTACCGTCAGCTCGACCTTTGAGTGCTCAGGTTGTCGCCGCGGAATCCTTCCCGGACTGCGTGGTTCCACAGCAGGCGTCAACCGACTGGCATGCGTTCACCGTTCATTCCCCTTGTTGTTGCAGGCCTCACCACAGCAGGTGCGGTTGTGTTGCCTGTGTTGGCACGCGAGCTCGAGCCTGAGTCGGTGCGTGAGTCTGTGGATCTGGCGCTGAATTCAGCCATCGAGGCTGAGGCGCTGCCCGCAGAGTCAGTGCCTTCGGAGCCACTGTCTTCGGAATCACTCTCCTCGGAATCACAGCCTGCGGCTGAACCAGTTGCCGCTCCGGTCAAGGCCGAGCCTCCCAAGCCCTCCGCACCGGCGGTGGTGTCCGTGAGCACTGGAGAGGCCAGTTGGTATGGCCCCGGCTTTTTCGGGAACCGCACCGCCAGTGGGGAGGTGTTCCGGCCCGGCACTCTCACCGCCGCGCATCGCACCTTGCCCTTTGGCACGAGGGTTCGCGTCACCAACCTGTGGAACGGTCGTTCGACTGTGGTGCGAATCAATGATCGTGGCCCGTTTCATGGTGCGCGGGTGATCGACCTGGCCCATGGCGCCGCCACTCAGCTCGGACTCGTGGCCAGTGGTGTCGCCAAGGTCAAGCTTGAGGTGCTCCGCTGAGCCTTCCCGTTCTCCGAACGCTGGCGGAGCTGACCTCCTGGCGATCGGCAACCGGACGCTCCGTGCATTTCGTGCCCACGATGGGGGCACTCCATCAGGGCCACGCTCACCTGATTGAAAGGGCTGGACAGGTCGGGTCTGGCCCGGTGGATGTGCTGGTCAGCGTGTATGTGAACCCTCTTCAGTTCGGCCCGGGCGAAGACTTCGTGGACTACCCACGCGATGTCGAGGCGGATGTGCACCTGGCGGCCTCCGCTGGCGCCGCAGCCGTGTGGTGTCCAGATGACGGACAGATTTACCCGGGTGGTGTGGCAGAGGCTTTCGGGGTTCAGGTGCCTGCATCCCTCCAGGCCCATCTCTGTGGGCCGGGGCGTCCTGGTCATTTCGATGGCGTCGCCACCGTGGTCTGCCGAATGCTGGCCTTGTGCCGGCCGCAGGGGCTGGTGCTCGGCGAGAAGGATTGGCAGCAGCTGATGATCCTGCGCCAGCTCGTGAAGAGCCTCGGCCTGCCTGTGCGCATCTTTGGTTGTCCGACGCAGCGCGATGCCGATGGACTGGCCTGCAGCTCGCGCAATCGTTATCTCACCCCAGCGGAACGGGAACGGGCCACACGGCTTCCTTCACTGCTCAGCAGCACTGCCCAGGGCGTGCGTGGGGGGCGGCAGCTGGTGGATCCTGGGGCGATCCGCATCGCGTTGGAAGCGGCGGATCTGACCGTCGAGTATGTAGAGGTAGTGGATCCGATCCGTCTGCAGCCGACCCGCTCCGATCAGCCCTTGCGTCTGCTGGCGGCGGCCGTGCGTTGCGGCCGAACCCGTTTGATTGATCACACCTTTCTGATGACCCGTTCGCCCATCGTTGCCATCGACGGCCCGGCAGGTGCCGGCAAGAGCACGGTGACCCGGGCCTTTGCCGAGCGTCTGGGGCTGCTGTATCTCGACACCGGCGCCATGTATCGGGCGGTGACCTGGTGGGTGCAATCCCAAGGGGTGAACCCTGGCGATGGGACGGCGGTGCGCCCTCTGCTTGAGGGGCTGGAGCTGGAACTGGATCCCCTGCAGCAGGGTGTGCAGCGGGTGCGGGTGAATGGTCGCGATGTCACCGAGGCCATCCGCGATCCGCAGGTCACCGCTTCGGTGTCTCTGGTGGCGGCCCATCCTTGTGTGCGCGCCCTGCTCACCAGGCAGCAACAGCGCCTCGGCGAACGGGGGGGACTGGTGGCTGAAGGGCGCGACATCGGAACCGCGGTGTTCCCCGACGCCGAGCTGAAGGTGTTTCTCACCGCCTCACCACAGGAGCGCGCCCGGCGCCGGGCTGCGGATCTGGAGGCGCGCGGCCATGCCGTGCCGGCGTTGGCTGAACTGGAGGCCCAGATCCTTGAGCGGGATCGACTCGATAGCAGCCGCGCAGTGGCGCCGTTGGTGCAGGCCGAGGATGCCACCGAGCTGATCACCGATGGCATGAGCATCGACGACGTGATCGAAGCGCTGGTGGATCTGTTCCGCTTCCGGGTGGCCGAGGAGGTCTGGCCTACGCCCGACGGCTGAGCTCCTCCAACAGACCCTCACAGGCATCCTCGAGCAGATCGAGCACTTGCTCGAACCCGTCCTCACCGCCGTAATAAGGATCCGGCACCTCGCTGACCTGATGGCGACGGGCATAACTGAGCATGGGCCGCACCTGGGCCGTGGCCCGTTCGCCCGCTTCGCGAGCCAGGTTCTGCACCGCCAACAGGTTGTCGGCATCCATGGTGAGGATCAGATCAAACTGCTCCAGATCACCGAGATCCAGCTGCCTCGCCCGGCTGGGCAGGTCAATGCCGCGTCGCTTCGCAGCGGCTTGCATGCGTTGATCGGCCGGACGGCCCACATGCCAGCCGCCGGTGCCGGCCGAATCCACCAGAAAGTGGTCGCCCAGATCACGCTGCTTCACGAGGTGGAGAAACACCCCTTCCGCCGCCGGTGAGCGGCAGATGTTGCCGAGACAAACAAACAGCAGGCGCTGCGGTGGCACGGGAGCGACGGTCATGGTTGCGAAGGGATGGGGAGGCGTTGCAGCGCCAGCCAAGACCGTTGCCGCACGACGGCAATTTCCTCAGCCTCTGGCTCAGCCAGCCGCTGAAGCACGGCAGGAATTCTCCTCAGGCTTGAGGCGGCTTGCTCCGGAACCGGGCCGTGCCGGCGTTCCAGGCCCACCACCACGGCATAACGCACCACCCATTCACCATCCTCGCTGCCTTCCTCGAGGCTTCGGATGCAGAGATTAAGTTGATTGGCGGCCCGATCCGGTTCGGGATTCAGCA includes:
- the purM gene encoding phosphoribosylformylglycinamidine cyclo-ligase; the encoded protein is MDYKSAGVDVEAGRAFVDRIRSSVEATFRPEVIGGLGGFGGVIRLPAGMRRPLLVSGTDGVGTKLELAQDHAGHHNVGIDLVAMCVNDVITCGAAPLFFLDYMATGALSPDCMATVVEGIAEGCRRSGCALLGGETAEMPGFYPAGRYDLAGFCVAVVEEDAMIDGRTVAVGDRIVGIASSGVHSNGFSLVRRVLQHSGADASTRFGADNRPLIEALLTPTTLYGELVSNLLREGVAIHGMAHITGGGLPENLPRGLPAGCQARVNHASWPRPELFQWLQEHGAIPERDLWHTFNLGIGYCVVLPEADVERAIAISERQGLPAWLIGEIVPAAPQAREPVLGLPA
- a CDS encoding septal ring lytic transglycosylase RlpA family protein codes for the protein MRSPFIPLVVAGLTTAGAVVLPVLARELEPESVRESVDLALNSAIEAEALPAESVPSEPLSSESLSSESQPAAEPVAAPVKAEPPKPSAPAVVSVSTGEASWYGPGFFGNRTASGEVFRPGTLTAAHRTLPFGTRVRVTNLWNGRSTVVRINDRGPFHGARVIDLAHGAATQLGLVASGVAKVKLEVLR
- a CDS encoding bifunctional pantoate--beta-alanine ligase/(d)CMP kinase; protein product: MHFVPTMGALHQGHAHLIERAGQVGSGPVDVLVSVYVNPLQFGPGEDFVDYPRDVEADVHLAASAGAAAVWCPDDGQIYPGGVAEAFGVQVPASLQAHLCGPGRPGHFDGVATVVCRMLALCRPQGLVLGEKDWQQLMILRQLVKSLGLPVRIFGCPTQRDADGLACSSRNRYLTPAERERATRLPSLLSSTAQGVRGGRQLVDPGAIRIALEAADLTVEYVEVVDPIRLQPTRSDQPLRLLAAAVRCGRTRLIDHTFLMTRSPIVAIDGPAGAGKSTVTRAFAERLGLLYLDTGAMYRAVTWWVQSQGVNPGDGTAVRPLLEGLELELDPLQQGVQRVRVNGRDVTEAIRDPQVTASVSLVAAHPCVRALLTRQQQRLGERGGLVAEGRDIGTAVFPDAELKVFLTASPQERARRRAADLEARGHAVPALAELEAQILERDRLDSSRAVAPLVQAEDATELITDGMSIDDVIEALVDLFRFRVAEEVWPTPDG
- a CDS encoding low molecular weight protein-tyrosine-phosphatase; this encodes MTVAPVPPQRLLFVCLGNICRSPAAEGVFLHLVKQRDLGDHFLVDSAGTGGWHVGRPADQRMQAAAKRRGIDLPSRARQLDLGDLEQFDLILTMDADNLLAVQNLAREAGERATAQVRPMLSYARRHQVSEVPDPYYGGEDGFEQVLDLLEDACEGLLEELSRRA